In Sorghum bicolor cultivar BTx623 chromosome 10, Sorghum_bicolor_NCBIv3, whole genome shotgun sequence, one genomic interval encodes:
- the LOC8065489 gene encoding serine/threonine-protein phosphatase 2A activator, with the protein MSNPGSSPASGPHDHEHTPLCRSCGAPTTAPTPAPWSGTTDSPPPAYRPIRLPAINAPTNTAAIVLSPVPQPLPVPPATPPHAFQVPAKRIASPDDIARFHASVHGRHFLGFVAALSASIHGRKLSDPLPSPPSPAVAALLDLVWALAALVESIPPLPHSSRYGNPAFRLWHEKLTDSASELISRITATASSPADLAGAEVELAPYLLDSFGNATRIDYGTGHETNFAAFLYCLARLGLITEADYPAVVLRVFSAYLDLMRTLQDTYQLEPAGSHGVWGLDDYHFLPFIFGSAQLIDHKYMKPKSIHNPDILENFSKEYMYLACVAYVKKVKKGPFVEHSPMLDDISGVANWKKVNSGLLKMYKAEVLEKVPIMQHFLFGSLIKWED; encoded by the exons ATGTCCAACCCCGGCTCGTCTCCCGCCTCCGGTCCCCACGACCACGAGCACACCCCGCTCTGCCGCTCCTGCGGGGCGCCCACCACGGCGCCGACCCCGGCCCCCTGGTCGGGGACCACCGACTCCCCGCCGCCGGCGTACCGCCCCATCCGTCTCCCAGCCATCAACGCGCCCACCAACACAGCCGCCATCGTCCTCTCCCCGgtcccgcagccgctccccgtgCCCCCCGCCACGCCGCCCCATGCCTTCCAGGTCCCCGCCAAGCGGATCGCCTCACCGGACGACATCGCCCGCTTCCACGCTTCAGTCCACGGCCGCCACTTCCTCGGGTTCGTCGCCGCGCTGTCCGCCTCCATCCACGGCCGCAAGCTCTCGGACCCGCTACCGTCCCCGCCATCCCCGGCCGTCGCTGCGCTCCTCGACCTCGTCTGGGCTCTCGCCGCGCTCGTCGAATCCATCCCTCCGCTTCCGCACAGCTCCCGGTACGGCAACCCTGCTTTCCGCCTCTGGCACGAGAAGCTCACCGACTCCGCCAGCGAGCTGATCTCGCGGATCACGGCCACCGCGTCCTCCCCCGCGGACCTCGCGGGCGCCGAGGTCGAGCTCGCACCGTACCTCCTCGACTCCTTCGGGAACGCCACCCGCATCGACTACGGGACGGGGCACGAAACCAACTTCGCCGCCTTCCTCTACTGCCTCGCTAGGCTCGGCCTTATCACCGAGGCCGACTACCCTGCCGTCGTTCTACGCGTCTTCTCAGCCTACCTGGATCTCATGCGCACGCTGCAGGACACGTACCAGCTGGAGCCTGCGGGCTCCCATGGCGTGTGGGGGCTAGACGATTACCATTTCCTGCCCTTCATATTTGGGTCGGCGCAGCTGATTGATCACAAGTACATGAAGCCCAAGTCGATTCACAACCCAGATATCTTGGAGAATTTCTCCAAGGAGTACATGTATCTGGCATGCGTTGCATATGTGAAGAAGGTAAAGAAGGGGCCCTTTGTGGAGCATTCACCGATGTTGGATGATATCAGTGGAGTGGCCAATTGGAAGAAAGTTAACAGTGGGCTGCTCAAGATGTACAAGGCTGAGGTGCTTGAGAAAGTGCCGATCATGCAGCATTTCCTCTTTGGCTCACTAATCAAATG ggaGGACTAA
- the LOC8065490 gene encoding protein EXORDIUM-like 2: protein MGWRKKPSSSMTTTQLIRLVVLTVALLGAAAPRRAAALNPRMLFLVKPDPIVLRDHGGALLTGNNLTVNLLFYGRFTPAQRGIVADFVRSLSDSAAPRLPPSVASWWRTTSLYRGGGARVRLGRQILVDERLSSSSLGRPLSLGNVTALARAAGHHRGAVTAVLTAADVPVASFCVSRCGGHGHDRGGAHGRARYTYLWAGNPAQQCPGQCAWPFHGPTYGPQTPPLVPPNGDVGVDGMVISLAALLAGTVTNPYGDGYYQGDAAGAGLEAATACAGIFGSGAYPGYPGKLLTDPATGVSYNAVGLGGRKYLLPALWDPTTSQCKTLV, encoded by the coding sequence ATGGGCTGGCGCAAGAAGCCATCGTCGTCCATGACGACGACGCAGCTGATCCGCCTCGTGGTCCTCACCGTCGCTCTGCTGGGCGCCGCGGCGccgcggcgcgcggcggcgttGAACCCGCGCATGCTGTTCCTGGTGAAGCCCGACCCGATCGTGCTTCGGGACCACGGCGGCGCGCTGCTCACGGGGAACAACCTCACCGTCAACCTGCTCTTCTACGGGCGCTTCACCCCAGCGCAGCGCGGGATCGTCGCCGACTTCGTCCGCTCCCTCTCGGACTCGGCCGCGCCTCGCCTGCCGCCGTCCGTGGCGTCGTGGTGGCGCACCACCTCGCTGTACCGCGGTGGCGGTGCGCGGGTGCGGCTCGGCAGGCAGATCCTCGTCGACGAGcgcctgtcgtcgtcgtcgctgggCCGCCCGCTCTCGCTGGGCAACGTCACGGCGCTGGCGCGGGCCGCGGGGCACCACCGGGGCGCCGTCACCGCGGTGCTCACGGCCGCCGACGTCCCCGTGGCGTCCTTCTGCGTGTCGCGGTGCGGCGGCCACGGCCACGACCGCGGCGGCGCGCACGGCCGGGCGCGGTACACGTACCTGTGGGCGGGGAACCCGGCGCAGCAGTGCCCCGGCCAGTGCGCGTGGCCGTTCCACGGGCCGACATACGGTCCCCAGACCCCGCCGCTGGTGCCGCCCAACGGCGACGTCGGCGTCGACGGCATGGTCATCAGCCTCGCCGCCCTCCTCGCCGGCACGGTCACCAACCCGTACGGGGATGGGTACTACCAGGgcgacgccgccggcgccgggctGGAGGCTGCCACGGCGTGCGCCGGGATCTTCGGGAGCGGGGCCTACCCCGGCTACCCTGGGAAGCTGCTCACTGACCCGGCCACCGGCGTGAGCTACAACGCCGTCGGGCTTGGCGGGAGGAAGTACCTGCTCCCGGCATTGTGGGACCCGACGACCTCGCAGTGCAAGACACTTGTCTAG
- the LOC8065491 gene encoding spidroin-1: protein MTRPNGQAHQCPATDGCGARRNHGRAVDGDQEAHVPGPATAEPPHVPQRRRAERRHPRLHPLVRPLHAGAEGRRLRLPLLPLCRAAAGAVVFVVVVVPRAVRCPVVEQHQPALPLQGGGGGRQQEERRAGRRQAERAGGPVGPGHRRGLLAGEEPEAVPASIAGGGGRGTPRRQEGPGRRRRRAGAHGAGRGRGGLLHEPVRPPRFVLVRRRRAVRLPVPSRGGGGVRVGGQPRRPVPGPVRVAVPPAGVRAAGAAAAGAAQRGRGHGRRGDQRGQHGRRRRDQLMPFGDGFYQGDRGAPLEAATACAGVYGKGAYPGYAGRLLVDGATGASYNAHGARGRKYLLPALFNPDTSACSTLV, encoded by the exons ATGACAAG ACCAAATGGCCAAGCACATCAGTGTCCTGCTACTGATGGCTGTGGCGCTCGCCGCAACCATGGCCGAGCCGTCGACGGCGACCAGGAAGCTCATGTTCCTGGTCCAGCCACAGCCGAACCTCCTCACGTACCACAACGGCGCCGTGCTGAGCGGCGACATCCCCGTCTCCATCCTCTGGTACGGCCGCTTCACGCCGGCGCAGAAGGCCGTCGTCTCCGACTTCCTCTTCTCCCTCTCTGCCGCGCCGCCGCAGGAGCCGTCgtcttcgtcgtcgtcgtcgtcccccGCGCCGTCCGTTGCCCAGTGGTGGAGCAACATCAACCAGCTCTACCTCtccaaggcggcggcggcggccgtcaGCAAGAAGAACGGCGCGCAGGGCGGCGCCAAGCGGAACGCGCGGGGGGTCCTGTCGGGCCAGGTCACCGACGAGGGCTGCTCGCTGGGGAAGAGCCTGAAGCTGTCCCAGCTTCCatcgctggcggcggcggccgcggcacgCCCCGCCGCCAAGAAGGaccagggcggcggcggcgtcgtgcTGGTGCTCACGGCGCGGGACGTGGCCGTGGAGGGCTTCTGCATGAGCCGGTGCGGCCACCACGGTTCGTACTCGTACGACGGCGGCGCGCGGTCCGGCTCCCGGTCCcgtcgcgcggcggcggcggcgtacgCGTGGGTGGGCAACCCCGTCGACCAGTGCCCGGGCCAGTGCGCGTGGCCGTTCCACCAGCCGGCGTACGGGCcgcaggcgccgccgccgctggtgcCGCCCAGCGGGGACGCGGGCATGGACGGCGTGGTGATCAACGTGGCCAGCATGGTCGCCGGCGCCGTGACCAACTGATGCCGTTCGGCGACGGGTTCTACCAGGGCGACCGCGGCGCACCGCTGGAGGCCGCCACGGCGTGCGCCGGCGTGTACGGCAAGGGCGCGTACCCTGGGTACGCCGGGCGGCTGCTCGTGGACGGCGCGACGGGCGCCAGCTACAACGCGCACGGCGCGCGCGGGAGGAAGTACCTGCTCCCGGCGCTGTTCAACCCCGACACGTCGGCGTGCTCCACGCTGGTGTAG